From Pan troglodytes isolate AG18354 chromosome 1, NHGRI_mPanTro3-v2.0_pri, whole genome shotgun sequence:
AGATTCAGTTGTCTGTTCATTTTCAGAAGTTCTGTCAGTCTTTAATCTACCAATTCAGACAGATTCTGCTATATGTATACATCACTGATTTCCTAACAGCAGAATTTGACAATTAAATgctctcaaaaacatttttttttgcttgcaGAAATATATGCTAATAGCCTGAGATAGTTTTTCTAATAACAGGAATCCAGAACTAGAGAATAAAACAACCAAATTAGCATTAGCCACAgcagttctttcttcttttccttttttctttttgaggcagccttgctctgtcacccaggctggagtgcagttgtgcaaccatgactcattgcagccttgacttcttgggcccaagtgatcctcccacttcagcctcctgagtagctggaactacaggcacacaccaccacacctggctaatttttaaattttttatagagagagggtctccctatgttgccctggctgatctcgaactcctggcctcaagcaattctcccgcctttacctcccaaagtgttgggattacaggtgtgagcaaccatgcccagccaccacaGCATTTCTTAAACTATTCAAAGCAGAGCAAACTTTTAAGTACTATATCATCTCAGGAAAGTGTTTAAGATTGTCATAGATTTTATATGATTCTTGTgcggttttttttgagactgggtctcactttttcacccaacctagagtgctgtggcaccaacatggctcactgcaggcttgacttcctgggcttaagtgattctcccccctcagcttcctgtgtagcttggaccacagatgtgtgctgtcatacctagctaatttttaaaattcacttgtagagatggggagtctcactttattgcccaggctggtcttaaactcctaggctcaagtaagtgatccacccaccttggcctgctagagtgttgggattacaggcgtgagccattgtgcgcAGCCCATTCTTTCATATAATTTATCTTACATTTGATCCTTATTCCATGCTGTTTATAAATATgagaattttattagaaaaatgtttaaaatacaaatttttttttgagacagggtctcactgtcatccaggctggagtgcagtgatgcaattacagctcactgcagcctcgacctcctgggctcaagcaatcctcccaccttggtctcccaagtagctgggaccacgggtgtgtgccaccaagctcagctaatgtttaaattttttgtacaggtggggtctccctatgttgccccagctagtcttgaatgcctgggctcaggtgatccttctgccttgacctcccaaattgctgggattgcaggcatgagccactgtacctagccacaacacattttaaaatttcttgaggaaaactctcatttttaaacttGTAGCTGCTATATTATTTCAACAGGAGTGACATATCCACCAGGtactaataattaaaaagtaCCAGGTACCGGCACACACACCCCCCAACTCTACCCATACCATTAGGATAGTTGTGTTTTCCTATTCTGAAGTAGTTCAACTTTTATACATTTAGACTATAAACtttaatttatttagatattatGGGCCACACCTTAGTGGCCTTACTTTACatcttagtaaaaaaaaaaatttttttttcaactgaagTTAAGTTTTACCTTGTTACCAGATTCGGAAGAAGATGTTGTTGAAACTCCTGCAGTGTCCCATGATGAACATACACACCAAGAGATAAAGGGCCGAAAAACACTGGCAACTCCTGCAGTTCGCCGTCTGGCAATGGAAAACAATGTAAGTTCTCTTAATATTTAAGTCTGAGATTGTATAGGAAGTGTACATTTGTATCTCTGAAAAATTAGCCAACTATCCCATGATGAAATAGCTCAATGAAATtaaggaaacatgaaaatatttgctaCTGAAAAGCGATAGTTGCATAAAAATACATGGGAGAAATGAGAAGTTGTAAACTTATTACTTACTATCAATTGAGCAGtatgattttattattctttcttagAGCCTAATAACAGTaagagctaccatttattgagcacttgtaAATACCAGGTCTTAGGTCAGGTGCTCTAGAGGCACAGCATCAGATAGGAATTTGAAGGAGGGAAAGCCTGTAAAGGGAATGAAGGAAGCAGGataaaaaagggaagagaagggaaattgGCCAGACATGGTTATGGTATCAAGCATCTGGCCTGTCCCAAAGCTTGCCATGGTcctaagtaaaaaaagaaagactctgGCCTGATCTGAGGGTGCAACGGAGAACCACAGAATTACTGCTTTGAGGCAAGGAGGCCGGCCTTTTGTATTTCCTCTGCCAGTCATTGACTGAATGGAAGGTGGaatgccaggcagggtggctcccTGGCACTGGGATAGGTATTTACGTATTCTCATCTAACCCTGTAAGATAAGGAGCTATTTTAAGACTTGGAGGGTTTAAGTAACTagtctaaagtcacacagctaacatAGCAAGAGCCAGAATTCAAAAGTGAGTCTATATCACTCCAAAACCTGTGCTGTCAGACGTTATATAAACCTCAACAATCATTGCCTCCATTATTTGAGCAcatatgtgccagacactatagACACATTATCTGTAATCCTCACAAGGACCCTGCAGGCAGGTTGATTAACTTATCTAAAACCAAGTAAGCTGAACTAGGGATTTGAACACAAATCTGTCTCGTTCTGAAACCTGAATACTTTCCACTGTGCCCCACAATGAGActttttgtttgtctctttttgaGAAAAGTAAGGttgctgtgggaaaaaaaataaaagtttatattttgtgaaatatgtAATAGagtcattaaaatgttcatattcttTCAGCCAGTTAGAAAATAATCTAGGAATCATTCTTCCTTGTATTTTATATAGCCAAAAATTAGAAGATGCATACGTGTTCAAATTATGTTATGTATCCTTGATAAAATGTTATGTAACCCTTAAATGTGTTTAAGTATGAAGACCATTTAGCATAACAGAAAATAGATATAGTAACGTGGAACATTAGGTTATTAAGGGCATCAGATGAAATAATGATTTAACATTTTGCTTTGAAATCTATaaagcattttaataatttttttcttaataatatagaaagaaatatatagaaGAAATGTATGATTTGGCTTTCCTAAAACACTCCCTAAAGATGTGTATAGAATACTTGGGTAGAGTGCTTATATGATTactgaaaattaaatattggATTTAGTTAACAgaaatcatcttttttctttgaatttgcaTATTTATGAATTGAGTTTGTTTAAAATTAAGAACCAGTGGCATTTACAGTTGTTTGTAACCgcctaaaaattatttgtttaaattttcataGTCCATTTGTTACAAACTTAGTGTTTGCCTTAGTAAAGTCCTTTATTATTTTAGTCATCCTTAGAGATGCACTAATACAAATGAAATGGGGCCTATCCCTAAGAAAttaatacatactatatatgaGGAGATCATTCCaagcttttatgtttatttttatttaaatagaattaaATGTTTTGTACTGATCTTTCCAAAGCAACTAccagaaaaataactaatttgaGAGAGTTTTTGTATTACGATTATTTAAGTTGTTACGTTTTTAACTGGTAGCCAATGTCAGAAACATTGGTCTAAATTTGGTATAGCATTTAGTTTCTCTTAAATTCTCAGCTCTCCCTCTTCTTATGTAGTCCCCAAGAATAGAAAAGGTCGAGTAAGAATTAtgcaagagattttaaaatacttgagtataaaaatgtaagttttcagctgggcatagtggctcacgcctgtaattccagcactttcgggaggctgaggtgagaggatagcttgaggctaggagttcaagaccagccagggcaacaaagtgagaccctgtctccacaaaaaatttttttaaaaagtaagttttcataaatagctctagattatatatcatatagataCCTGATGGTTACCACATGCATATGTGAACAGTATAGACAAAAGTAATGATTACTTaagtagaaaatgaaaaggtTATTTCCTTTTACTAATTTATTGGACAGATATATTTTACTGTCAGTTGATCAAATTCCATTTTGAAACTTTAATGTTTTTAAGTAGTTGTATTTTTGgcattaaaatatatcattttttagaTTAAGCTGAGTGAAGTTGTTGGCTCAGGAAAAGATGGCAGAATACTTAAAGAAGATATCCTCAACTATTTGGAAAAGCAGACAGGAGCTATATTGCCTCCTTCACCCAAAGTTGAAATTATGCCACCTCCACCAAAGCCAAAAGACATGACTGTTCCTATACTAGTATCAAAACCTCCGGTATTCACAGGCAAAGACAAAACAGAACCCATAAAaggtaatgataataataacaatactaTAAGGcaatagttcatttattttgggGGAAGCTACCTCAGtagataaatgtatataatatggtGTTTTCAAGTCTTACTGAAGGGAAAGTTCAACTTCAGTCagcatataatttttcttttcttttcttttctttttttttgagatggagttttgttcttgttgtccagactgtagtgcagtggcacgatcttggctcactgcagcctccgcctcccaggttcaagcaattctcctgcctcagcctcctgagtatctgggattacaggtgcacaccaccatgctcagctaattttttgtatttttagtagagacagggtttcatcatgttggccaggctggtctcaaactcctgacctcaggtgatccaccctcctcagcctcccaaagtgcagggattacaggcatgagccactgcgcctggccataatttttaaatggtgaaataGCATAGCTTTTCCAGGAAACACTTACAATTTATGTGTATCATTAGCTTCTGAAGAGTAATACATTAGCAGGTTTCTTGAAATATAAACTTGTATACTGATAATTGCTCTGTTTGAAGACACACAGGATATTTTAAACATTCACTATTTGTAGTTAGCTTTCAAAATAACTAGTTCTGATTTGTTATTTATAAACTCCTGGAATGATTAACTTCCAGAAGAGTGGCTTTGCAGGAAAGCTGTTAGGGAAATACATGGCttgcattcttttgaattttttatataaCACAGCATTTAAAGCAGTTACCTGCTATGTTATTGCATTTGCCACTGAGTGTCATGATGCAGTCAATGTTCCAGCTTTGAAATTAGTGACTTTCAGTGTAATGTAATGAAGAGAGTAGTAAGAGGAAGGGTTTAACTGAGAGAGTAAAAGACATTAGAGAACCTtccattttagtttctttaaaaaaaaaaaaaggatgaagagatttgagaatttaaataaatgaataacagtTGAATGCTTTTCAGGCTTTCAAAAAGCAATGGTCAAGACTATGTCTGCAGCCCTGAAGATACCTCATTTTGGTTATTGTGATGAGATTGACCTTACTGAACTGGTTAAGCTCCGAGAAGAATTAAAACCCATTGCATTTGCTCGTGGAATTAAACTCTCCTTTATGCCTTTCTTCTTAAAGGTgagattcattcatttcaaaCAGGGCTTGAGTAggacatttatttgtttgtttgtctttttgagacagagttttgctcttgtcacccaggctggagtgcaatggcacgatctcggctcactgcaacctccaccttccgggttcaaacaattctcttgccttagcctcctgagtagctgggaatacaggcacctgccaccatgcctggctaattttgtatttttagtagacatgtggtttcaccatgttggtcaggctggtcttgaactcctgacctcaggtgatccacccccgccccagcctcccaaagtgctggaattccaggcgtgagccaccatacccggccccaAGTAGGACATTTAAATTTTGCTTTGCCATCATGCAATATGTTGACTGTGGCcttgaataaaaatattacttttcgcAACATCAGATAGTTAGAAAATGTGCCATTTCTTTGTTCaataggaaattataaaattgagatttctatattatatttttagCTGCTTATCTTTGAGCTAGGTAGAGACAATTCTGCCAGTTAAGTAAAGCCTCTGATCCTAAAAGGATCACTCCAACCAAGTCTTGGTTTGAACTAAAATGAGACTTGATATTAATTTTGCAATATCACtgacatatatttaatatttattttcatttactcaACCAACTTATATTGAGGATCCTGGGAATCATTTCTAGTGCTAAGCCTTGGGACCAGTATAAAATGGAGTAAGACCATCAGCTGACCTTGAGCAGCATACAGTCTAGCTCACATTAGTGACTGTGCAGCAGCTACCATGTGCCAGCCTCCATAGTAAGCATGCTGTATacattatctctctcttttttttttttggtatgaatctcatttattgaaaagattatttCTCACCTTTCTCAAATTGAagactgcaaaaaataaaagcagtgctTCATTGAGTTGTCATGAGCCTGGGGCAGGAGCAGCAGCGCTGCCTCTCCACGCTCCGGGAAACCGCAGCTGGCGTGTGCCACATCGGTCCCACCTCGCTTTACAAAACAATCCTGAAGCTTAATCAAATAAAACTATTGAACACAACATTAGAAAAAGAGAGCTGGGTGTAGGAAAGCCGATCCTGGTGTTCCCTTTAAGCGAAGGTGGCTCCACAGTTGGGGCATCTTCGCTTCCTCAAGGCAAAACAGCAGATGAACCCAAAGGGGAACAGGATGATGGCCAGGAAGATGCCCAGGAAGGTGAAGCAGTCCTGCAGCCCCCCGACCCTGCAGACAGGACAGCCTCCCACCACCACGATAGAGTTGGTAGGATAGCGGGTGACGGTCTGGCTGTGGATGTTGTAGACCCTGGGATGGTGGGTGGGTGTCCGTGTGACGAGGTAGGAGTAGGGCGGCTGCCGGGGCGCGGCGGGGATGGCGCCGTAGCCGTGCGGGCCGCACGCGTAGTCGCCCTGGCCGGCCTCCAGGTTGTAGGCGGGCGGCCGCTCCTGCAGCAGAGTCTTGTGGTCCATGGCGGCCCGGCTTGGCTCTGTCGGCCCCGGCGGGGACGCGGCGCACGCACCGGGTGGCTCGGGCCCCTCTGAGGCAGACGCGGGGCAGGGCCCATTATCTCTTAATTCTCAGAGTAACCCTGACATGTAAATATTACTGTCTCCACTTTCCATTTAAGGAaattggggctcagagaggttgagaaaCTTGTTAAGGACTTACAGCTAACAGGTGGAGAAGCTCTTTCAGGTTCTGGTCTGTTTTACTCAGAAGGACATACTgatgtctgtaatgccagcatgtTCAGTCCTTTCTCTACACTGCACCAAGACTGGCCTTCTGTAAATCAAATTATTGTAATATTCTCTGATTCTTTTCAGTGGTTCCCTTTCATTACCTTCAGGATAATTTGTATGCCATACTCCTTAGTGTGGCATACAAATGTGTTATAAGTCTCTGCTGCCTGCCTCTCCGTTCTTACCTCACTCCCTCATATTAAGCTACCCATAATTGCTGGAATACACAATTCCACCTGAAGTGCCCGTTCTTCTCGATCAAACACCTGCAAATCCCAAACTGTGGTCAGGTACAGACTCCTTCTGTGGCTGTCACTATTTGAATTAAATACTCTTGTTTCCCACTGTTAACTTATCTCAGTGCATTGAGTGCTTACTCAGTTTTCTCTTCACTTACTCACTTACTGGGCGCTGAGCCTCATGAGGCAGAAACTATTCTTCTttatctccctttttctttctttccttttcttttttttttttttttttttttttttagaaagggttcattctgttgcccaggctgctggagtgcagtggcacaatcacagctcactgcaaccttgaactcctgggctcaagtgatcctctgcctcagcctcccgagaagctggaaccacaggtgtgcaccaccacacctggctaatttttttttattcttactaGAGATGTGTCTCacagtgctgcccaggctggtcttacagggatgagccaccatgcctggctattttgttttaaaataaaacataagtttCAGAACATTCGAAAAAATACTACACAGTATTGTAGAGGGGGAACAAATGACCTAATCCATTGACACATACCTTGTATTTTCTTGGACAAAATTTGGATtatactcaaatatttttatatgtaacagTTTAGACTAACCTTAGGGGTTTTTAGATAAAGACTATTAAAATTACAGTTATTGAATCAAATGCTTACTAAAACTTTcaagttggctgggcgcagtgtctcacgactataatcccaacactttaggaggccaaggcaggcagattgcttgagctcaggagttcaagaccagcctgggcaacatggtgaaaccccatctctacaaaaaatacaaaagttacctgggcatggtggcacacgcctatagttccagctactcgggaggctgaggcaggagggtcactcgAGCCAAGGacgttgaggctacagtgagctgagatcacgccactgcactgcagcctaggtgacaaagaaagaccctgtctcaaaaacaaacaagaaaaacttcCAAGTCATAAAAATTAAGGAACTCGTAGCagttcttttaattatatttttcttcagttgATCTACTCTCTTAACCTGTCCTAACTAaactaatgaaaatgaaatgtctctatatatttaaacttttttcttaactCTCTAGTTcaagaatttgatttttttcccatcaaGACCCCGATGCACTGAGAAGAATAACACAATGCATGTAAAGAACTTTAACAGGGACCAGACAAGGGCAGTGGGGGAGGGAATTCTTTTTAAGAATGAtcttaagcatttttattttgctatctTTTAAATTCAATACAATGCATGGCCACCACATGTAAGGTATGAAACTTGATTATTAGATCCCAAAAACAGATTATCAAGAACATTTTGGGTACAGTTAGGGAATTCTGAATATGGACAGGAGAGAAATGGTATTAAGtgacaaaagggaaaaagaaagggagaaggcaGCAGAGAGGGAAAATATAAATGCTATTCAGTGAGACTTGAGCTGTAAAGTAAATGTTCAGGACATCTCTGCCCTTCAGCTGGCCAAGGACACCAAGTAGCAAACTGGCATCTACTGGTCAGTGCGCTTTGAAATCCTCGTTACGTGTTCTTTCCACACAGAGAAATAGCTTAcctgcttttttgtgttttgattcCTAGTATTACTTCTCATGGAAATCTTAAGATCAACATGTCAGTGAGGAAATCACCTAGAATTTAGACATTTTCTTTGGAACTTTGGCTGGTCtgtatcattattttgaaaatctcCTTGATGTTTACAAGCTACCTGACTactttatcttttattctttaatgatTAGGGTGACCTAGTTCCACATTGCTTGAAGGTAACATTGGCAGTAATGTGACTAGGTACATGTAGACTTGAAATTAAACTCAGCATAAATAAgagttctctctctccctccttttatACCTCTTACTGTTTCAAATTCCCTATCCTTTCTGAGTTAAAAGTGCTAAAATTGCATTCTTTTTCTGTTAAACAGGCTGCTTCCTTGGGATTACTACAGTTTCCTATCCTTAACGCTTCTGTGGATGAAAACTGCCAGAATATAACATATAAGGTTGGCTATGCAGAGTGAAAATGTTCTTATTATTAATAGAAGATGGGGCAAATGTGCTTGTAGATTAGAGACTTCTATTGTACCTCAAATAGTGATCTTTTTTAGACTAGAATTAAAGGTATGGGGTAAAACATTAAACTTAAGTCTAAttcattgttgtttttgtgtTAATGATACTGTTTAGATATGGAGAttcttaaaactatttttaagcttttttttttgttttctgcttaaaataatggaaatacatAGCTGTATGGCAGATTATGTTACCCACTCTACTTACCCTCTCAAAAAGAAGCAGCTCTTTCAAAATTGAATTCCtggaattttaatattattattattattattattattattggcagagtctcactctgtcaccagtttggaatgcagtgttgtgatcgtggctcactgcaacctcaacctctcaggcccaagcaatccttctgccccagcctcctgtgtagctgggactataggcatgcgccactatgcccaactaatttttaaattttttgtagagacgtggtctcattatgttgcccaggctggtcttgaacttctggtctaagcaatcctcctgcctcagcctcccaaagtgctgggattacaggcatgaaccactgtgcctggcaaattcCTGGAATTTTAAGATTAAGAATAAtttaagtgagaaaaataataaaagtttgaaTTCAATTTGAGTAAAC
This genomic window contains:
- the DBT gene encoding lipoamide acyltransferase component of branched-chain alpha-keto acid dehydrogenase complex, mitochondrial isoform X3, with translation MENNIKLSEVVGSGKDGRILKEDILNYLEKQTGAILPPSPKVEIMPPPPKPKDMTVPILVSKPPVFTGKDKTEPIKGFQKAMVKTMSAALKIPHFGYCDEIDLTELVKLREELKPIAFARGIKLSFMPFFLKAASLGLLQFPILNASVDENCQNITYKASHNIGIAMDTEQGLIVPNVKNVQICSIFDIATELNRLQKLGSVGQLSTTDLTGGTFTLSNIGSIGGTFAKPVIMPPEVAIGALGSIKAIPRFNQKGEVYKAQIMNVSWSADHRVIDGATMSRFSNLWKSYLENPAFMLLDLK